The Pan troglodytes isolate AG18354 chromosome 19, NHGRI_mPanTro3-v2.0_pri, whole genome shotgun sequence region CAAGAGCTGACCCCACTCAACATGGGCTGACTGCTGGGGCAGCTGCAGCCTCTGTCCCTGACTATCCAAGACATGACCTCCCGGAAACCCAATACTGAGGCTGGCCAAGGGGAGCGGCTAATTTGGTCTGAGATTCCCCAGAGCCCAAAGGTGCTTGCATTGGGATTCAGGGAACACGCTTACTGGGGGCAGTGAGAGGGAAATTCCGGAAGAGAGCTGTTACAGACGTTACTTCTCAAGACATAGCCTGAAGGTTGCTGCATCAGAATTACCTCGGGTACTTGTTAAACATTTAGATGCCTGTATCTCACTCCAGACTCCTGAATTAGAATTATGCCCtaaagggccgggcatggtggctcacgcctgtaattccagcactttgggaggcggaggcgggcggatcatctgaggtcaggaatttgagaccagcctggtcaacatggtgaaaccccatctctactaaaaatacaaaagttagccaggcgcctgtaatcccaggtactcgcgaggctgaggcaggagaattgcttgaacctgggaggtgaaggttgcagtgagccgagatcgtgcgtgccacagcactccagcctgggcgacagagtcagactccgtatcaagaaaaaaaaaaaaaaaaaaaagaattatgccctaaaatttgaaaactactgCCCTAGGGCTCAGATTGGGCCAGGGTTTGAGGCCCCAGGAATCCCAGTGCGCCAGTTCCCAATATTGCTAAGACATCTCTATTCTCGGGAGGAAAGGAGAATTTCAAGAGGTAAAATTAGGTACACTCAAGGTCACTGCTGCAGTGTAACCCCAGTACCGCTAGAGGGCAGGGCACACACAGACTTGCAGACAGAAAAAGTAGTACCTGCTCAATCTAGGTAAACTGAGACCAGCGCAAAGAACAGGTGGACCCAGCCAGCTCTATTGGTACTAAGAAGCAAGCACTACCTTCTAACCATCAAAACATATCCTCTGATTTCAGGTATTTATATCAAAGttggggctgggcactgtggctcacgactgtaatcccagctctactaaaaatacaaaacttagctaggcgtggtagcaggcacctataatcccagctactcgggaggctgaggcaggagaatcacttgaacccgggaggcggaggttgcagtgagtcgagatcgtgccactgcactctgctctgttggccaggctggagtgcaatggtgcaatctcagctcaaagaaaaagaaaactaggccTGCCTGATagccgcaacctccgcctcccaggttcaagcagctctcctgactcagactcccgagtagctgggattacaggcatccgctatcatgcccgactaatttttgtatttttgtagagatggggtttcaccatgttgtccaggctggtcttgaactcctaatctcaggtgatctgcccacctcagactcccaaagtgctgggattacagacatgagccatcatgcccagccgaGAACACTGGTTTTAGAATCAAGCAGGCTTGGCTGTGAGTCCTGGCTCTATTGCTTCTTAGCTTCTtacgtgaccttgagcaagttacctaaGGTAGTCAGTTAGCTTCCTTATCCTAAAATGGGCATAAAAATATCTtcttaaggccaggcgcggtggctcactcctgtaatcccaacactttgggaggctgaggcgggtggatcacgaggtcaggagatcaagaccatcctggctaacatggtgaaaccctgtctctattaaaaatacaaaaaaaattagctgggcgtggtggcgagcgcctgtagtcccagctactggggaggctgaggcaggagaatggcgtgaacccaggaggcggagcttacagtgagccgagatcacgccactgcactccagcctgggcgacagagcgagactccgtctcaaaaaaaaaaaaaaaaaaaaaaaaaaaaaaaaaaaatcttcttaagctgggcacgatggctcacacctgtaatcccatcactttgggaggccgaggcgggcggatcacctgaggtcgggagttcgagaccagcctgaccaacatggagaaaccccatctctactaaaaaaaatacaaaaaaattagccgggcatggtggagcatacctgtaatctcagctactcaggaggctgaggcaggagaatcgcttgaacccgggaggcggaggttgtggtgagtcaagatggtgccattgcactccagcctgggcaacaagagtgaaactttgtctcgaaaaaaaaaaaattagctgggcatggtgacactgcctgtagtctcaactacttgggaggctgaggtgggaggatcacctgagcctggggaggtcgaggctgcagtcagctgtgacaaatcactgcactgcagcctgggtgacagagtgagaccctgtgtcaaaaaaaataaataaaaaatcgcttgggcaccatggctcacacctgtaatcccagcattttgagaggccaagatgggccgattgcttgagcccaggagttcaagaccagcctgggaaacatggcaaaacccggttactacaaaaatacaaaaaattagctggatgtggtggcacattcctgtagtcccagctactcaggaggctgaggtgggaagttcacctgagcctggaaggtcgaggctgcagggagccaagatcacactactgcattctagcctgggcaacagagtgagaatctgtcttaaaaaaaaaaaaatcagaccgggcacggtggctcacacctgtaatcccagcactttggaaggccaaggcgggcagatcacctgaggtcgggagttcgagaccagcctgaccaacatggagaaaccccgtctctactaaaatacaaaaattttccgggcgtggtggcacatgcctgtaatcccagctactagggaggctgaggcaggagaatcgcttgaacccaggaggcggagattgcggtgaactgagatcgcaccattgcactccagcctgggcaacaagagcgaaactctgtcttaaaaaaaaaaatcttcttaaaAGGGGTGGTGAGGATTACACAAAACAGGGTATGCAAAATGTTTAACAGATGACTAGCTCCTGGTAATGCTCCATACAAGTCAGTTGTAAGTTACTACTGCCCAGGGTCATATGACCAAGCACATGAGAGGCTCCAGCTACCCTTCAAGGAAGAGGAGACAGATGAAATCAGATCATGGCTGAGACATTCccgttttctctcttttttttttttttgagatggagtctcactctgttgcccaggctggagtgcagtggtgctatcttggctcactgcaacctctgcctcctgggttcaagcgattctcctgcctcagcctcccaagtagctggaattagaggcgtccgccaccacacctggctaatttttgtattttagtagagatggggtttctccatgttggtcaggctggtcttgaactcctgacctcaggtgatctgcccatctcggcctcccaaagtgctgggttacaggcatgagccaccgcacccggccctcctATTTTCTCTCCTATCAGgcctagttttcttttcttttctttctttctttttttttttttttttttttgagacggagtctcgctctgccacccaggctggagtgcagtggtgtgatctcagctcactgcaacctccgcctcccaggttcaagcaattctcctgcctcagcctcctgagtagctgggattacaggcacctgctgccacatccggctaatttttttgtgtttttagtagagacggagtttccccaagttggccgggctggtcttgaactcctgacctcatgatccgcccacctcagcctcccaaagtgctgggattacaggtgtgaaccaccgtgacCGGCCAAGGCCTAGTTTTCCTAGGTGTCTTTATGGGACCCTCACACCTGTACACCAAACTCCTTCAAGAGGCAAACTGTCTCCTAAGAGGGAGACAAAAGAAACAGGGCCGGTGGTTTCACTGTAGACAATGCTCTATCTGTCCTGCAGATGAGTCAGAACTAAGACCCCTTGAGGAATCATGTTGCTTTGGTGCCGGCTGTCTGGTTTCTATTCCATATCCTGTGCCGCACCCTTCCCCCAGCCACAGTGACATCTGGAGGCTCTGACCACAGCTGGCAGGCTCTGTGGTACCGCAGAGGCCAGTCTTCAACGGGAAGTCTTGGGGGAACATTTCTTCCCCCAAAACACCAGGCCTCTGGGCCTGGGCCACTTCTCTCCCTCAGACAGCCCagggtttcattttatttttattttatttatttatttatttttatttatttatttggttttatttttatttatttatttatttattctttttgacggagtctcgctctgttgcccaggttggagtacagtggcgccatctcggctcactgcaagctctgcctcctgggttcatgccattctcctgcctcagcttcccaagtagctgggactacaggcgccccccaccacggccaggtaactttttgtgtttttagtagagacggggtttcaccgtgttagccaggatggtcgtctcgatctcctgacctcgtgatccacctgcctcagcctcccaaagtgctgggattacaggcgtgagccactgcacccggcctatttatttatttattttttgagacggagttttgttcttgttgccctggctggagtgcaatggcgtgatctcagctcactgcaacctttgcctcttgagttcaagcgattctcctgcctcagcctctcgagtacctgggattacagacgcccaccaccacacgcagctaatttttgtatttttagtagagaggggtttctccatgttggccaggctggtctcgaactcctgacctcaggggatacgcccacctcagcctcccaaagtgctgggattacaggcatgagccactggacccggccagttttgtcttttaaaaagccGTGAGAGGGCTGTCAGGAGGGAGTGCTCCTGGGCAGAAAGAAGGCTGGCGCCAGTTTCTAAGTCTCCATTCCGCCAGGTGGACAAGCCTCTCTGGCGGTTGTTGGTTATCACTTGTAAAATATAAACAGTAATAACTGTCCTCCCTACCTCACAGAGTGTGTTGTGAGGGCCAAACGGAATGTGACTGTTGAAGtacttagaaaaattaaaaagctccTTCCTGTGGAAGGTGGCATGGAGGCGCCGGGGGGATTCCATGTCAAAAGTCCcagttctggccgggcgcggtggctcacgcctgtcatcccagcaccttgggaggccgagacgggtggatcacgaggccaggagttcgagatcagcctggccaacaaggcgaaaccccatctctactaaaaaatacaaaaattagccgggcgtggtggcgctctcctgacgtcccagctactcaggaggccgaggcaggagaatcgcttgaacccgggaggcagaggttgcggtgagccgagatcgcgccactgcactccagcctgggcgacagagcaagactccgtctcaaaaatagaCACAACAGAAGTCCCAGTTCTACCCCTGGTTGTGCGGCCCGCACTTAACTAAGAGGCTGGCATCTCTGGGAACAGCCTCCCGGACCCGCGCGCTGGTGCGTGCTGGAGGGAGTAGGGAGGGGTGGGGCGGTCGGCATCGCCCTCCGCCGGGCCCGGCTGGAGCTGGCTGGAGACCCTTCCAGCCCCGGGAGGAAGCGGAGCCCAGACCGAGCCAGAGCGGAGCAGCGGGAGGGAGGGCGGGGAGGCCGCCGGGCAGGAAGCGGGGTCCCGCCCGGGCCTCTGGAGCCACGTGCGCTTGTTTCCGTGCTGGGGCGATCACGTGACCCGCGTCAGCTGACCCGTCACGGTGGAGCCCGGTGCTCGCGCTCGgcagcctctgccccgccgcGCCCGGAGCGCAGGACCCGCGGAGGGGTAAGCGCGCCCCCCGTCCGCCTCTTCGCCGCCGCCGGCTTCCTGCGGCCGCCTCCGCCCCAGCCCCTGTCCCGCGCCCATCCCAGCCCCGCCGGCCTGGCACCCCGGAAGCCGTCGCCAGCAGGGCCGTGGCTGGGCTCAGCCCCGCGCTGCCCCCGGGCGGCCTGGAGGAGATGGCCCAGGGCAGCGGGGGGCGGGAAGGCGCTCTCAGAACCCCGGCCGGGGGCTGGCATTCCCCGCCAAGCCCAGACATGCAGGAGCTGCTCCGGAGCGTGGAGAGGGACCTGAGCATCGATCCCAGGCAGCTGGCTCCGGCCCCGGGGGGCACCCACGTGGTGGCCCTAGTGCCTGCGCGCTGGCTGGCCAGCCTCCGCGATCGCCGGCTGCCCCTGGGACCCTGTCCCCGCGCAGAGGGCCTGGGAGAAGCGGAAGTCAGGACTCTCCTGCAGCGCTCTGTGCAAAGGCTGCCTGCCGGCTGGACGCGCGTGGAGGTGCATGGGCTGCGGAAGCGGAGACTGTCCTACCCTCTGGGCGGGGGCCTGCCCTTTGAGGACGGGTCCTGCGGCCCTGAGACCCTCACTCGCTTCATGCAGGAGGTTGCCGCCCAGAATTATCGCAACCTGTGGCGCCATGCATACCACACTTACGGCCAGCCGTACAGTCACAGTCCTGCCCCCTCAGCTGTCCCTGCCTTGGACTCAGTACGGCAGGCTCTGCAGAGGGTCTATGGTTGCTCCTTCCTGCCAGTGGGTGAAACTACCCAATGCCCATCATATGCCAGAGAAGCCCCCTGCCCCCCTCGGGGCAGCCCTGCTTGCCCTAGTCTTTTACGGGCTGAGGCCTTGCTGGAGTCGCCGGAGATGCTGTATGTGGTACACCCTTACGTACAGTTCTCCCTACATGACGTGGTCACCTTCAGCCCTGCCAAGCTGACCAACAGCCAGGCCAAGGTGCTGTTCATTCTCTTCCGCGTGCTGAGGGCTATGGACGCCTGTCACCGCCAGGGGCTGGCGTGTGGGGCCCTGTCTTTGTATCACATCGCGGTGGATGAGAAGCTTTGCAGCGAGCTGCGACTGGACCTGAGTGCTTATGAGAGGCCCGAGGAGGACGAGAATGAGGAGGCCCCTGTGGCAAGGGATGAGGCGGGCATTGCGTCTCAAGAGGAGCAGGGAGGGCAACCTGGGCAACCCACTGGCCAGGAGGAACTTCGGAGCCTCGTGCTGGATTGGGTCCACGGCCGCATCAGCAACTTCCACTACCTCATGCAGCTGAATCGGTTGGCAGGTCGGCGGCAGGGGGACCCCAACTACCACCCCGTGCTGCCCTGGGTGGTGGACTTCACCACGCCCCATGGGCGCTTCCGAGACCTGCGCAAGTCCAAGTTCCGCCTCAACAAGGGGGATAAGCAACTGGACTTCACGTATGAGATGACGCGGCAGGCATTCGTAGCAGGCGGGGCGGGCGGCGGGGAACCCCCTCATGTTCCCCACCACATCTCAGACGTGCTCTCCGACATCACGTACTACGTGTACAAGGCTCGGCGCACGCCTCGGTCGGTGCTCTGCGGACACGTCCGCGCGCAGTGGGAGCCCCATGAGTATCCGGCCAGCATGGAGCGGATGCAGAACTGGACCCCGGATGAGTGCATTCCGGAGTTCTACACCGATCCCTCTATCTTCCGCTCCATCCACCCCGACATGCCTGACCTGGATGTGCCAGCCTGGTGCAGCTCCAGCCAGGAGTTCGTGGCTGCCCACCGAGCCCTGCTGGAGAGCCGCGAGGTGTCCCGGGACCTGCACCATTGGATCGACCTCACGTTTGGCTATAAACTCCAGGGTAAGGAGGCTGTcaaggagaagaatgtgtgtCTGCACCTGGTGGACGCCCACACTCACCTGGCCAGCTACGGGGTGGTGCAGCTCTTCGATCAGCCACACCCCCAGCGCCTGGCTGGGGCTCCTGCCCTTGCCCCCGAGCCTCCCCTCATCCCCAAGCTGTTGGTCCAGACCATCCAGGAGACCACAGGCCGGGAGGACCTCACGGAAAACCCGGGACAGCTTCCAAATGGAGTGGGCCGGCCAGTTTTAGAGGCCACTCCCTGTGAGGCTAGCTGGACCAGAGACAGGCCGGTGGCAGGAGAAGACGACTTGGAACAGGCCACAGAAGCTCTGGATTCCATTTCCCTTGCTGGGAAAGCAGGTGACCAGCTGGGCTCCTCCAGTCAAGCGTCCCCTggccttctctctttctcagtggcctcagcctcccgtccAGGCCGCAGGAATAAAGCTGCTGGGGCAGACCCTGGGGAGGGCGAGGAGGGGAGGATTCTTCTTCCCGAGGGCTTCAATCCCGTGCAGGCCCTGGAGGAGCTGGAGAAAACGGGCAACTTCTTGGCCAAAGGCCTAGGGGGCCTTTTGGAGGTGCCTGAGCAGCCCCGGGTCCAGCCGGCTGTGCCACTGCAGTGCCTACTCCACAGGGACATGCAGGCGCTGGGTGTCCTGTTGGCAGAGATGGTGTTTGCCACCAGGGTGCGGACGCTGCAGCCCGATGCACCTTTGTGGGTACGCTTCCAGGCTGTCCGAGGGCTCTGCACGCGCCACCCCAAGGAGGTTCCTGTGTCTTTGCAGCCCGTGCTGGACACACTCCTGCAGCTGAGTGGCCCCGAAGTCCCCATGGGAGCAGAGAGGGGCAAGCTGGACCAACTGTTTGAGTACAGGCCTGTCTCCCAGggcctgcccccaccctgcccaaGCCAGCTTCTCAGCCCCTTCAGCTCCGTGGTTCCCTTCCCACCCTACTTCCCGGCACTGCACAGATTCATCCTCCTGTACCAGGCAAGGCGCGTGGAGGACAAGGCCCAGGGGCGCGAGCTGGTGTTTGCTCTGTGGCAGCAGCTGGGCGCGGTGCTGAAGGACATCACCCCTGAGGGCCTGGAGATCCTGCTGCCCTTCGTGCTCTCACTCATGTCCGAGGAGCACACAGCTGTGTACACGGCCTGGTATCTGTTTGAGCCTGTTGCCAAGGCACTGGGCCCCAAAAATGCCAATAAGTACCTCCTGAAGCCGCTCATTGGTGCCTACGAGAGCCCCTGCCAGCTACACGGCCGCTTCTACCTGTACACGGACTGCTTTGTGGCCCAGCTGATGGTGCGGCTGGGCCTGCAGGCATTTCTCACTCACCTGCTGCCCCATGTCCTGCAGGTGCTGGCGGGCGCAGAGGCCTCCCAGGAGGAGAGCAAGGACCTGGCAGGGGctgctgaggaggaggagagcgGGCTGCCCAGGGCCGGGCCTGGCTCCTGTGCTTTTGGGGAGGAGATTCCCATGGATGGGGAGCCTCCTGCCTCCTCGGGCCTGGGGCTCCCAGACTACACGTCCGGCGTCAGCTTCCACGACCAGGCTGACCTCCCTGAGACAGAGGACTTCCAAGCCGGGCTCTATGTGACTGAGTCTCCCcagccccaggaggctgaggctgtgagCCTGGGCCGGCTGAGTGACAAGAGCAGCACCAGCGAGACCTCCCTGGGTGAGGAGCGGGCTCCAGACGAGGGGGGTGCCCCCGTGGACAAGAGCAGCCTTCGATCAGGTGACAGCAGCCAGGACTTGAAGcaaagcgagggctctgaggaggaagaggaggaggaggacagctGCGTGGTgctagaggaggaggagggggagcaggaggaggtcaCCGGGGCACCTGAGCTCACTCTGTCTGACACGGTGCTGTCCATGGAGACGGTTGTGGCCAGCGGCAGTGGGGGAGatggagaagaagaggaggaggcactGCCTGAGCAGTCAGAAGGCAAAGAACAGAAGATCCTCCTTGGTAAGTTCCCAGGTCTGGGAGGTGTTGGTCAAAAACACCTCCTgctggctgagcacggtggctcacacctgtattctcagcactttgggaggccgaggcgggcggatcacaaggtcaggagatcgaggccatcctgataacaaggtgaaaccccgtctctactaaaaatacaaaaaaatagccgggcatgggggcaggcacctgtagtcccagctacttgggaggctgaggcaggagaatggcgtgaacccgggaggcggagcttgcagtgagccgagatcgcgccactgcactccagccagggcgacagagcgagactccatctcaaaaaaacaaaaaaacaaaaaaaacagctcctgctTCTCCCTGCACACTGGcagagcacctactctgtgccaagcagTGGATCGAGCCAGGACCACCTGCAACACAAATGTAGGCCTGCCTTCACAGAGCTCACACCCAGCAGACGAGATGCCGCAGTGCAGACAGTCTTAAGCAAGTGTATTATGTTAGTGCGATAAAGAACATGGCTGCATTCCTAGGAGGGAGTGGAACATGGAGCTTttcggccgggcgccgtggctcacgcctctaatcccagcactttgggaggccgaggcaggaggatcacttgaggttaggagttcgagaccagcctggccaacatggtgaaaccccgtctctactaaaaatacaaaaattagccaggtgtggtggcgggcacctgtaatcccagctattcaggaggctgaggcaggagaattatttgaaaccaggaggtggaggttgcagtgagctgagatcacaccactgcactgcagcctgggcaacagagcgggactccgtctcaaaaaagaaaaaaaaaagtgcttttacATCTAGTTTTCAAGGGTCAGAGCAAGCTTCCTTAAAAGCAGAGACAGTTGAGGTTCAAGTAGGAGTAGGAAGAAGGTagacaaaaatgggcaaaaagaaaGTCTGAAGGCTGAGGGAACAGCGTGTGTGAGGCTCTGAGGCTGTCATATTCCattgggggccgggcacggtgcctcacgcctgtaatcccagcactttgggaggctgaggcggatggatcacaaggtcaggagattgagaccatcctggccaatatggtgaaaccccatctctactaaaaatacaaaaacttagctgggcatggtggagggtgcctgtaatctcagctattcggaaggctgaggcaggagaatcgcttgaacccagaggttcaAGGAGGAGAGTCAGGGcggtggaaggtggaggttgcagtgaactgagattgtgccattgcactccagcctgggcgacagtgcgagactctgtctcaaaaaaaaaaaaagaagaagaagaagaagagaagcagGGAAAGGCCA contains the following coding sequences:
- the WDR81 gene encoding WD repeat-containing protein 81 isoform X1, with protein sequence MAQGSGGREGALRTPAGGWHSPPSPDMQELLRSVERDLSIDPRQLAPAPGGTHVVALVPARWLASLRDRRLPLGPCPRAEGLGEAEVRTLLQRSVQRLPAGWTRVEVHGLRKRRLSYPLGGGLPFEDGSCGPETLTRFMQEVAAQNYRNLWRHAYHTYGQPYSHSPAPSAVPALDSVRQALQRVYGCSFLPVGETTQCPSYAREAPCPPRGSPACPSLLRAEALLESPEMLYVVHPYVQFSLHDVVTFSPAKLTNSQAKVLFILFRVLRAMDACHRQGLACGALSLYHIAVDEKLCSELRLDLSAYERPEEDENEEAPVARDEAGIASQEEQGGQPGQPTGQEELRSLVLDWVHGRISNFHYLMQLNRLAGRRQGDPNYHPVLPWVVDFTTPHGRFRDLRKSKFRLNKGDKQLDFTYEMTRQAFVAGGAGGGEPPHVPHHISDVLSDITYYVYKARRTPRSVLCGHVRAQWEPHEYPASMERMQNWTPDECIPEFYTDPSIFRSIHPDMPDLDVPAWCSSSQEFVAAHRALLESREVSRDLHHWIDLTFGYKLQGKEAVKEKNVCLHLVDAHTHLASYGVVQLFDQPHPQRLAGAPALAPEPPLIPKLLVQTIQETTGREDLTENPGQLPNGVGRPVLEATPCEASWTRDRPVAGEDDLEQATEALDSISLAGKAGDQLGSSSQASPGLLSFSVASASRPGRRNKAAGADPGEGEEGRILLPEGFNPVQALEELEKTGNFLAKGLGGLLEVPEQPRVQPAVPLQCLLHRDMQALGVLLAEMVFATRVRTLQPDAPLWVRFQAVRGLCTRHPKEVPVSLQPVLDTLLQLSGPEVPMGAERGKLDQLFEYRPVSQGLPPPCPSQLLSPFSSVVPFPPYFPALHRFILLYQARRVEDKAQGRELVFALWQQLGAVLKDITPEGLEILLPFVLSLMSEEHTAVYTAWYLFEPVAKALGPKNANKYLLKPLIGAYESPCQLHGRFYLYTDCFVAQLMVRLGLQAFLTHLLPHVLQVLAGAEASQEESKDLAGAAEEEESGLPRAGPGSCAFGEEIPMDGEPPASSGLGLPDYTSGVSFHDQADLPETEDFQAGLYVTESPQPQEAEAVSLGRLSDKSSTSETSLGEERAPDEGGAPVDKSSLRSGDSSQDLKQSEGSEEEEEEEDSCVVLEEEEGEQEEVTGAPELTLSDTVLSMETVVASGSGGDGEEEEEALPEQSEGKEQKILLDTACKMVRWLSAKLGPTVASRHVARNLLRLLTSCYVGPTRQQFTVSSGESPPLSAGNIYQKRPVLGDIVSGPVLSCLLHIARLYGEPVLTYQYLPYISYLVAPGSASGPSRLNSRKEAGLLAAVTLTQKIIVYLSDTTLMDILPRISHEVLLPVLSFLTSLVTGFPSGAQARTILCVKTISLIALICLRIGQEMVQQHLSEPVATFFQVFSQLHELRQQDLKLDPAGRGEGQLPQVVFSDGQQRSVDPALLDELQKVFTLEMAYTIYVPFSCLLGDIIRKIIPNHELVGELAALYLESISPSSRNPASVEPTVPSTGPEWDPQGGGCPQDDGHSGTFGSVLVGNRIQIPNDSRPENPGPLGPISGVGGGGLGSGSDDNALKQELPRSVHGLSGNWLAYWQYEIGVSQQDAHFHFHQIRLQSFPGHSGAVKCVAPLSGEDFFLSGSKDRTVRLWPLYNYGDGTSETAPRLVYTQHRKSVFFVGQLEAPQHVVSCDGAVHVWDPFTGKTLRTVEPLDSRVPLTAVAVMPAPHTSITMASSDSTLRFVDCRKPGLQHEFRLGGGLNPGLVRALAVSPSGRSVVAGFSSGFMVLLDTRTGLVLRGWPAHEGDILQIKAVEGSVLVSSSSDHSLTVWKELEQKPTHHYKSASDPIHTFDLYGSEVVTGTVSNKIGVCSLLEPPSQATTKLSSENFRGTLTSLALLPTKRHLLLGSDNGVIRLLA
- the WDR81 gene encoding WD repeat-containing protein 81 isoform X3, yielding MAQGSGGREGALRTPAGGWHSPPSPDMQELLRSVERDLSIDPRQLAPAPGGTHVVALVPARWLASLRDRRLPLGPCPRAEGLGEAEVRTLLQRSVQRLPAGWTRVEVHGLRKRRLSYPLGGGLPFEDGSCGPETLTRFMQEVAAQNYRNLWRHAYHTYGQPYSHSPAPSAVPALDSVRQALQRVYGCSFLPVGETTQCPSYAREAPCPPRGSPACPSLLRAEALLESPEMLYVVHPYVQFSLHDVVTFSPAKLTNSQAKVLFILFRVLRAMDACHRQGLACGALSLYHIAVDEKLCSELRLDLSAYERPEEDENEEAPVARDEAGIASQEEQGGQPGQPTGQEELRSLVLDWVHGRISNFHYLMQLNRLAGRRQGDPNYHPVLPWVVDFTTPHGRFRDLRKSKFRLNKGDKQLDFTYEMTRQAFVAGGAGGGEPPHVPHHISDVLSDITYYVYKARRTPRSVLCGHVRAQWEPHEYPASMERMQNWTPDECIPEFYTDPSIFRSIHPDMPDLDVPAWCSSSQEFVAAHRALLESREVSRDLHHWIDLTFGYKLQGKEAVKEKNVCLHLVDAHTHLASYGVVQLFDQPHPQRLAGAPALAPEPPLIPKLLVQTIQETTGREDLTENPGQLPNGVGRPVLEATPCEASWTRDRPVAGEDDLEQATEALDSISLAGKAGDQLGSSSQASPGLLSFSVASASRPGRRNKAAGADPGEGEEGRILLPEGFNPVQALEELEKTGNFLAKGLGGLLEVPEQPRVQPAVPLQCLLHRDMQALGVLLAEMVFATRVRTLQPDAPLWVRFQAVRGLCTRHPKEVPVSLQPVLDTLLQLSGPEVPMGAERGKLDQLFEYRPVSQGLPPPCPSQLLSPFSSVVPFPPYFPALHRFILLYQARRVEDKAQGRELVFALWQQLGAVLKDITPEGLEILLPFVLSLMSEEHTAVYTAWYLFEPVAKALGPKNANKYLLKPLIGAYESPCQLHGRFYLYTDCFVAQLMVRLGLQAFLTHLLPHVLQVLAGAEASQEESKDLAGAAEEEESGLPRAGPGSCAFGEEIPMDGEPPASSGLGLPDYTSGVSFHDQADLPETEDFQAGLYVTESPQPQEAEAVSLGRLSDKSSTSETSLGEERAPDEGGAPVDKSSLRSGDSSQDLKQSEGSEEEEEEEDSCVVLEEEEGEQEEVTGAPELTLSDTVLSMETVVASGSGGDGEEEEEALPEQSEGKEQKILLDTACKMVRWLSAKLGPTVASRHVARNLLRLLTSCYVGPTRQQFTVSSGESPPLSAGNIYQKRPVLGDIVSGPVLSCLLHIARLYGEPVLTYQYLPYISYLVAPGSASGPSRLNSRKEAGLLAAVTLTQKIIVYLSDTTLMDILPRISHEVLLPVLSFLTSLVTGFPSGAQARTILCVKTISLIALICLRIGQEMVQQHLSEPVATFFQVFSQLHELRQQDLKLDPAGRGEGQLPQVVFSDGQQRSVDPALLDELQKVFTLEMAYTIYVPFSCLLGDIIRKIIPNHELVGELAALYLESISPSSRNPASVEPTVPSTGPEWDPQGGGCPQDDGHSGTFGSVLVGNRIQIPNDSRPENPGPLGPISGVGGGGLGSGSDDNALKQELPRSVHGLSGNWLAYWQYEIGVSQQDAHFHFHQIRLQSFPGHSGAVKCVAPLSGEDFFLSGSKDRTVRLWPLYNYGDGTSETAPRLVYTQHRKSVFFVGQLEAPQHVVSCDGAVHVWDPFTGKTLRTVEPLDSRVPLTAVAVMPAPHTSITMASSDSTLRFVDCRKPGLQASWCSWTPARAWFCEAGQPTRGTFCRSRRWRAASWSAPPLTIP